The following proteins are co-located in the Dyadobacter chenwenxiniae genome:
- a CDS encoding carboxylesterase family protein, whose protein sequence is MRRIYSSLTLLLIFSLSGFAQKIVHLDEGLAAGPCHQYGREALYTDQLAYQLYNGTLAKPQEGGLLFKNAKGENINWRKVQADTSHRLRGDSFSNGYVYLTYQSDKEQTAILTVTGNDMLLFNGAPRGGDMYRYGWMNLPVRLKKGTNEIYARVARFGRFGGIAANLTFPEKPVFIDTKDVTLPDVVPGLKNDSLWIGLVVANTSSKVLTGLRITSVVSGKEVTTNLPSIPALSLRKVGIMLDASRVQAGKQDVAITLTQSGKVIDSKSISIQSIEEGKQYSRTFVSELDGSIQYYAVSPQLKSGSTEKPALFFSVHGAEVQAISQARAYKPKDWGVLVAPTNRRPRGFNWEDWGRLDALEVLDIAKKQYNLDPAKIFLTGHSMGGHGTWFLGATYPEKWAAIAPSAGYPTLSTYGSHDGVIPDSASSPMEAVLLRASNPSNVLALTSNYKSLGVYVAHGDADKTVPVTYARQMRDILGKFHRDFSYYEHIGGEHWYGDISVDWPPIFNFFSWHSIPADTTVNAIDFTTANPGISSKMRWASVHQQLTALKYSRIQLSADKTAKKISGKTDNVALLSLDLGSFPVGTNVNIALDSLAALEYQVKTENETIYLEKENNWQLAEAPAKTQKNILRNGTFKDAFRNRMVFVYATGGSKDEAGWALEKAKFDAESWYYRGNGAVDIVADKDFLPQNYKDRGVILYGNKDTNAAWDLLLKDCPVRVGKGKITVGEKQFSGDLATYFIYPRPDSDIASVGVIAGTSKKGFQAANANQYFSGGSGFPDLMIFSADMLKNGIKEVKMAGFFGNDWSVEKGEFVNN, encoded by the coding sequence ATGAGAAGAATTTACTCATCGCTCACGCTATTGCTCATCTTTTCCCTTTCCGGTTTCGCTCAGAAAATTGTCCATTTGGATGAAGGTCTTGCAGCGGGGCCTTGTCATCAATATGGCCGGGAAGCATTGTACACCGATCAGCTCGCTTATCAGCTTTATAACGGAACCCTTGCGAAACCGCAGGAAGGTGGCTTGCTGTTTAAAAACGCCAAAGGCGAAAATATCAATTGGAGGAAAGTTCAAGCCGACACATCGCATAGATTACGCGGGGATTCTTTTTCTAACGGTTATGTGTATTTGACGTATCAATCTGATAAAGAGCAAACTGCGATCCTGACTGTGACAGGCAATGATATGCTTCTCTTTAACGGCGCGCCTCGCGGCGGCGATATGTACCGCTATGGCTGGATGAATTTACCGGTTCGGTTGAAGAAAGGGACGAATGAAATATATGCACGCGTAGCGCGCTTTGGAAGATTTGGTGGCATTGCTGCTAACCTGACATTTCCCGAAAAGCCGGTTTTTATCGATACCAAGGATGTAACGCTGCCAGATGTGGTTCCGGGCCTGAAAAACGATTCGCTGTGGATCGGCCTTGTTGTAGCAAATACATCATCGAAGGTGTTAACTGGTTTGCGGATCACGTCAGTTGTTTCAGGTAAAGAGGTTACCACAAATTTGCCCTCCATTCCTGCATTAAGTTTGCGTAAGGTTGGAATAATGTTGGATGCTTCCCGCGTTCAGGCCGGTAAACAAGACGTTGCGATCACTTTAACACAATCTGGCAAAGTGATTGATTCTAAGAGTATTAGCATTCAATCTATTGAGGAAGGGAAGCAGTATAGCAGGACATTTGTAAGTGAACTGGATGGCAGCATTCAATACTATGCGGTTTCTCCACAATTAAAGTCAGGTTCGACAGAGAAGCCCGCATTGTTTTTCTCCGTTCATGGCGCGGAAGTTCAGGCCATCAGCCAGGCAAGAGCCTATAAGCCGAAAGATTGGGGTGTGTTGGTAGCGCCGACAAACAGGCGCCCGCGTGGCTTTAACTGGGAAGATTGGGGAAGGTTGGATGCGCTGGAAGTTTTAGACATTGCGAAGAAACAATATAACCTGGATCCGGCAAAGATTTTCCTGACCGGTCACTCCATGGGCGGTCACGGAACCTGGTTTTTGGGTGCCACTTATCCTGAAAAATGGGCTGCTATTGCGCCTTCTGCTGGCTATCCAACACTATCGACTTACGGCTCACATGATGGCGTCATCCCGGACAGCGCAAGTTCGCCTATGGAAGCGGTTTTGCTCCGCGCGAGTAATCCAAGCAATGTTTTGGCCCTGACTTCCAATTACAAAAGTTTGGGTGTGTACGTAGCGCATGGGGATGCGGACAAGACCGTGCCCGTCACATATGCGAGACAAATGCGCGACATTCTGGGCAAGTTTCACAGGGATTTCAGCTATTATGAGCACATTGGCGGCGAACATTGGTATGGTGATATCAGCGTGGACTGGCCGCCGATTTTCAACTTTTTCAGCTGGCACTCCATTCCTGCTGATACAACAGTAAATGCAATTGACTTCACAACAGCCAATCCGGGCATTTCCTCAAAAATGCGTTGGGCGTCTGTTCATCAACAACTTACTGCGCTTAAATACAGCAGAATTCAATTGAGTGCAGATAAAACAGCAAAGAAGATCAGCGGGAAGACGGATAATGTTGCTTTGCTCTCGCTCGACCTGGGCTCTTTTCCGGTCGGAACGAATGTTAACATTGCTTTGGATAGTTTAGCCGCCCTGGAATATCAGGTTAAGACAGAGAATGAGACTATTTATTTGGAAAAAGAAAACAACTGGCAACTTGCAGAAGCACCAGCGAAAACGCAGAAAAATATTCTGAGAAATGGGACATTCAAAGATGCTTTCAGAAACAGGATGGTGTTTGTGTATGCAACGGGCGGAAGCAAAGACGAAGCAGGCTGGGCACTCGAAAAGGCCAAATTTGATGCTGAATCCTGGTATTATCGTGGAAACGGCGCTGTTGACATTGTGGCGGATAAAGATTTCTTGCCTCAGAATTACAAAGATCGCGGCGTTATTTTGTATGGAAATAAAGACACGAATGCCGCCTGGGATTTATTATTAAAAGATTGCCCGGTGCGTGTTGGTAAAGGCAAGATTACAGTGGGAGAGAAGCAGTTTTCGGGAGATTTAGCAACCTATTTTATATACCCGAGACCGGATAGTGACATTGCATCCGTGGGTGTGATCGCCGGAACGAGTAAGAAAGGTTTCCAGGCAGCGAATGCGAATCAGTATTTCAGTGGCGGAAGCGGTTTCCCTGATTTGATGATTTTCTCAGCTGATATGCTTAAAAACGGTATAAAGGAAGTGAAAATGGCTGGCTTTTTTGGGAACGACTGGTCGGTCGAAAAAGGGGAATTTGTAAATAATTAA
- the rplT gene encoding 50S ribosomal protein L20, which yields MPRSVNHVASRARRKKVLKLAKGYFGRRKNVWTVAKNAVERGLAYAYKGRKQKKRNFRALWIQRINAGARLHGLSYSAFIGKLSASGIELNRKVLADLAMNHPEAFKAIVDQVK from the coding sequence ATGCCACGTTCAGTAAATCACGTTGCGTCACGTGCAAGACGTAAAAAAGTATTAAAACTTGCGAAAGGCTATTTCGGCCGTCGTAAAAATGTATGGACAGTAGCTAAAAACGCAGTAGAGCGCGGTTTGGCATACGCATACAAAGGTCGTAAGCAAAAGAAACGTAATTTCCGTGCATTGTGGATCCAGCGTATCAACGCAGGGGCCCGTCTTCACGGTTTATCATATTCTGCTTTCATCGGCAAGCTTAGTGCCAGCGGCATCGAGCTAAACCGGAAAGTTCTCGCTGACTTGGCGATGAATCATCCGGAAGCATTCAAAGCGATCGTTGATCAGGTAAAATAA
- the dnaK gene encoding molecular chaperone DnaK, with translation MGKIIGIDLGTTNSCVAVMEGNEPVVIANSEGARTTPSVVAFMDNGERKIGAPAKRQAITNPKHTISSIKRFMGKKYDDVTSEQKTVAYTVDKGPNNTPRIPIGDRLYTPQEVSAFILQKMRQTAEDYLGQEVTEAVITVPAYFNDAERQATKEAGQIAGLDVKRIINEPTAAALAYGLDKQHLDMKIAVFDLGGGTFDVSILELGDGVFEVKSTDGDTHLGGDDFDQVIINWLADEFQKDEAVDLRRDAMALQRLKEAAEKAKVELSSSTQTEINLPYIFPVDGIPKHLVRTLTRAKFEQLADSLFLRMMEPCKKAMKNAGYTNNDINEVILVGGSTRIPRVQEEVEKFFGRKPSKGVNPDEAVAIGAAIQGGVLTGEVKDVLLLDVIPLSLGIETLGGVFTKLIDANTTIPSKKTETFSTAADNQPSVEIHVLQGERPMATQNRTLGRFHLSDIPPAQRGTPQIEVTFDVDANGILHVSAKDKGTNKEQKIRIEASSGLTDAEISRMREEAKANEAADKAEREKIEKINAADSLIFSTDKQLKEFGDKLSAGNKSAIEGALAELRTAHQSQDLAGIDTAMEKLNAAWQAASQEMYAQGGAEGQPAGAQQGGPTGNPGAADNGSATDDVTDVNFEEVK, from the coding sequence ATGGGAAAAATTATTGGCATAGACTTAGGAACAACGAACTCCTGCGTGGCTGTCATGGAGGGTAACGAGCCGGTTGTAATTGCAAACAGCGAAGGTGCTCGTACAACCCCTTCAGTGGTTGCATTCATGGATAATGGTGAACGCAAAATCGGTGCACCAGCGAAACGCCAGGCGATCACGAATCCCAAGCATACTATCAGTTCCATAAAGAGATTTATGGGCAAAAAATACGATGATGTAACAAGTGAGCAAAAAACTGTTGCGTACACCGTTGATAAAGGTCCAAACAACACGCCTCGTATCCCCATCGGTGACAGGCTATATACTCCACAGGAAGTTTCTGCATTCATTTTGCAGAAAATGAGACAAACTGCCGAGGATTATCTTGGTCAGGAAGTGACAGAAGCGGTTATTACTGTTCCTGCTTATTTCAATGATGCTGAACGTCAGGCTACCAAAGAAGCTGGTCAGATTGCAGGTCTTGATGTGAAACGTATCATCAACGAACCTACTGCCGCTGCACTTGCCTACGGTCTCGACAAGCAACACCTGGACATGAAAATCGCGGTTTTCGACTTGGGTGGTGGTACATTTGACGTTTCGATCCTTGAACTGGGTGACGGCGTTTTTGAAGTAAAATCTACCGACGGTGATACACACCTTGGTGGTGACGACTTTGACCAGGTGATCATTAACTGGCTTGCCGACGAATTCCAAAAAGACGAAGCAGTTGATCTACGAAGAGACGCAATGGCGCTTCAACGTTTGAAAGAAGCTGCTGAAAAAGCGAAAGTGGAGTTGTCAAGCTCAACACAAACTGAGATCAACCTGCCATATATATTTCCGGTTGACGGCATTCCAAAACACCTTGTACGCACATTAACGCGTGCAAAGTTCGAGCAGCTTGCTGATTCATTGTTCCTGAGAATGATGGAGCCTTGCAAGAAAGCCATGAAAAATGCGGGTTATACCAATAATGATATCAACGAAGTGATTTTGGTTGGTGGATCTACGCGTATCCCACGTGTGCAGGAAGAAGTTGAGAAATTCTTTGGCAGAAAACCTTCGAAAGGTGTTAACCCGGATGAGGCTGTTGCAATTGGTGCAGCAATCCAGGGTGGTGTTTTAACAGGTGAAGTGAAGGATGTACTTCTTTTGGACGTTATTCCATTGTCATTGGGTATCGAAACATTAGGCGGTGTGTTCACCAAGCTGATCGATGCCAACACGACAATCCCGTCTAAAAAGACAGAAACATTCTCTACTGCTGCTGATAACCAGCCATCTGTTGAGATCCACGTGTTGCAAGGCGAACGCCCGATGGCTACGCAGAACCGTACATTAGGACGTTTCCACTTGTCTGACATTCCACCGGCACAACGCGGAACGCCACAAATCGAAGTGACATTTGACGTGGATGCAAATGGTATCCTGCATGTTTCTGCGAAAGATAAAGGCACAAACAAAGAGCAGAAAATCCGCATTGAAGCTTCAAGCGGTTTGACAGACGCAGAGATCAGCCGTATGCGTGAAGAAGCAAAAGCAAACGAAGCGGCTGATAAAGCAGAACGTGAAAAAATCGAGAAAATCAATGCTGCTGACAGCCTGATCTTCTCTACTGATAAACAATTAAAAGAATTCGGCGACAAGCTTTCTGCTGGAAATAAATCAGCCATTGAAGGAGCATTGGCAGAATTGAGAACCGCGCATCAGAGCCAGGACCTTGCTGGAATTGATACAGCAATGGAAAAACTGAATGCCGCATGGCAAGCCGCTTCTCAGGAAATGTACGCACAAGGCGGTGCAGAAGGCCAGCCAGCAGGCGCACAGCAAGGCGGACCAACCGGAAATCCCGGTGCAGCAGACAACGGCAGCGCCACTGATGATGTGACGGATGTAAATTTTGAAGAAGTCAAATAA
- the rpmI gene encoding 50S ribosomal protein L35, with the protein MPKMKSNSGAKKRFALTGTGKIKRKHAFHSHILTKKSNKRKRGLVKTGLIDVSNVKQVMAMLAK; encoded by the coding sequence ATGCCTAAAATGAAAAGCAATTCTGGTGCTAAAAAGCGTTTCGCGCTGACCGGCACTGGCAAAATCAAACGCAAACACGCGTTTCACAGCCACATCCTGACCAAAAAATCAAACAAGCGCAAGCGCGGATTGGTTAAAACAGGTCTGATCGATGTGTCTAATGTTAAGCAGGTGATGGCTATGCTCGCGAAATAA
- a CDS encoding phosphocholine-specific phospholipase C, whose protein sequence is MESRREFIKKATMLTGAAGMLSALPPSIQRALAIDPKKGSTYLDAEHVVILMQENRSFDHCYGSLRGVRGFNDPRAITLPNKNLVWLQTNAFGETFAPFRLNMRESNATWMGSLPHSWPNQVDARNGGKYDKWLIAKQPGHKDYAKMPLTQGFYNREDIPFYYALADAFTVCDQNFCSSLTGTTPNRLYLWSGTVREKPSPEHYANIRNENVSDDAEASWTTFPERLEDNGVSWRIYQNELSINTGLTGEEDSWLANFTDNPIEWFSQYQIRYHTGYQKYQKARLSALPAEIQETEAKLAKAAKGTKEATDLEKSLNLKQKELVFAKEELEKWTPENYEKLSQRTKNIHQKAFTTNKNDPDYRKVTTVKYQDGDIEHEAKAPQGDVLHQFRSDVKSGTLPTVSWLVAPENFSDHPTSPWYGAWYVSEVMDILTADPEVWKKTIFILCYDENDGYFDHVPPFVVPDPYKEDTGAVSEGIDCKTEFVTMAQDMTKKEEKECRESPIGLGFRVPLVVASPWNRGGNVCSEVFDHTSILQFLEKFVSHKAGKKIEETNISAWRRTICGDLTSTFTPYEGEKIPLPTFLARDEFMEGIFNAKFKKLPNAYKALSKVEIEQINKNPLAAPLMPKQEKGTRPSCPIPYELAAEGSFNTAKNAFEIKLEAKNGIFRDKAAGAPFMVYAPGKYKNEEVKVWNYAVKAGDTLTGSWKPEDFEGGKYHLRVYGPNGFFREFQGNKATGNVKVGLHYQFDKNNKPTGNIELKIEVNKMASKSTFVVQDNAYGASNQLVTLNGEHASASLEQTLVLNLDKSFQWYDFSVTSEAHPDFLVRVAGHVETGRISKSDPLMADLA, encoded by the coding sequence ATGGAATCCAGAAGGGAGTTTATAAAAAAGGCCACCATGCTCACCGGTGCAGCCGGTATGTTGAGTGCACTGCCGCCTTCCATTCAAAGGGCGCTGGCTATTGATCCAAAAAAAGGAAGCACTTATCTGGATGCAGAACACGTGGTGATCCTGATGCAGGAAAACCGTTCGTTTGACCATTGCTATGGCTCGCTTCGTGGTGTGCGGGGCTTTAATGATCCCCGGGCTATTACATTGCCCAATAAAAATCTCGTCTGGCTTCAAACCAATGCATTTGGTGAAACGTTCGCCCCATTCCGTTTGAACATGCGGGAATCCAATGCGACCTGGATGGGTTCTTTGCCGCATTCCTGGCCTAATCAGGTGGATGCGCGTAACGGCGGAAAATATGATAAATGGCTCATTGCCAAGCAGCCAGGCCATAAGGATTATGCTAAAATGCCTTTAACGCAAGGTTTCTATAATCGCGAGGACATTCCTTTTTATTATGCGCTGGCGGATGCTTTCACAGTGTGTGACCAGAATTTCTGTTCGTCTTTAACCGGCACAACGCCTAACAGACTTTATCTCTGGTCCGGAACGGTTCGCGAAAAACCAAGCCCTGAACATTATGCTAACATTCGAAATGAGAATGTTTCTGACGATGCAGAAGCATCATGGACAACATTCCCTGAGCGCTTGGAAGACAATGGCGTTTCGTGGCGAATTTATCAAAATGAACTCAGCATTAACACCGGTCTGACGGGTGAGGAAGATTCCTGGCTGGCTAACTTTACAGACAACCCTATTGAATGGTTCAGCCAATATCAAATCCGATATCACACCGGTTATCAGAAATATCAAAAAGCGAGATTAAGCGCATTGCCAGCGGAAATCCAAGAAACAGAAGCGAAACTAGCGAAAGCGGCAAAAGGAACGAAAGAAGCGACAGATCTTGAAAAGTCGTTGAATTTAAAGCAAAAAGAGTTGGTGTTTGCCAAAGAAGAACTGGAAAAATGGACGCCGGAAAACTACGAAAAGCTTTCCCAACGCACGAAGAACATTCATCAAAAAGCATTCACGACGAATAAGAATGACCCTGATTACCGCAAAGTAACGACTGTAAAATACCAGGACGGCGACATAGAGCACGAAGCCAAAGCGCCGCAGGGCGATGTGTTGCACCAGTTTCGGAGCGATGTTAAAAGCGGGACTTTACCAACCGTCTCCTGGCTCGTGGCACCGGAAAATTTTTCGGATCACCCTACATCACCCTGGTATGGCGCGTGGTATGTTTCGGAAGTCATGGACATTCTTACGGCTGATCCGGAAGTCTGGAAGAAAACCATTTTCATCCTTTGCTATGATGAGAATGATGGCTATTTCGATCACGTCCCACCTTTTGTAGTGCCTGATCCCTATAAAGAAGACACAGGCGCAGTTTCAGAAGGCATTGATTGCAAAACGGAGTTCGTGACGATGGCGCAGGACATGACCAAAAAGGAAGAGAAGGAATGCCGGGAAAGTCCCATCGGGCTTGGTTTCCGCGTTCCGCTGGTCGTTGCGTCGCCATGGAATCGAGGCGGGAATGTGTGTTCGGAGGTTTTTGATCACACTTCCATCTTGCAGTTTTTGGAAAAATTCGTGAGTCACAAGGCGGGCAAGAAGATAGAAGAAACCAACATCAGCGCTTGGAGAAGGACTATTTGCGGTGATTTGACTTCAACTTTTACGCCTTACGAAGGCGAAAAAATCCCATTGCCGACTTTCCTCGCGCGAGACGAATTCATGGAGGGCATTTTCAATGCTAAGTTTAAAAAGCTGCCTAATGCATATAAAGCATTGTCAAAGGTTGAAATAGAGCAGATCAACAAGAACCCGCTCGCCGCACCGCTCATGCCTAAGCAGGAAAAAGGAACACGTCCCTCCTGCCCGATCCCTTACGAACTGGCAGCAGAGGGCAGCTTTAATACTGCCAAAAATGCATTTGAGATAAAGCTCGAAGCCAAAAATGGCATATTCCGCGACAAGGCAGCCGGGGCTCCATTCATGGTTTATGCGCCTGGAAAATACAAAAATGAAGAGGTTAAAGTCTGGAACTATGCTGTGAAAGCAGGCGACACGCTCACGGGATCGTGGAAACCGGAGGATTTTGAAGGCGGAAAATATCATCTGCGGGTTTATGGGCCTAACGGCTTTTTCAGGGAATTCCAGGGTAATAAGGCCACAGGCAATGTGAAAGTTGGTTTGCATTATCAGTTTGACAAAAACAACAAACCAACTGGCAACATTGAGCTTAAAATCGAGGTGAACAAAATGGCTTCGAAAAGCACTTTCGTCGTCCAGGACAATGCCTATGGCGCTAGTAATCAGCTTGTAACATTAAACGGCGAGCATGCTTCCGCAAGTCTGGAACAAACATTGGTTCTTAACCTGGATAAAAGCTTCCAATGGTATGACTTCTCCGTCACCTCAGAGGCGCATCCTGACTTCCTGGTCCGCGTCGCAGGACACGTGGAAACTGGCCGCATAAGTAAGAGCGATCCGCTCATGGCCGACCTGGCTTAA
- a CDS encoding glucose 1-dehydrogenase translates to MIGSELKFKDQVAIVTGSSSGIGKACAIYLAELGAKVVVNYSSNLEEGEKTLNEIISKGGNAILVKADESREEEVKALFNETISKYGRLDIVVSNAGLQKDSSFLEMTLQQWQKVIDVNLTGQFLVCREAARQFVAQEKAATEVNHSELSIGKIILMSSVHDVIPWAGHVNYAASKGGIMMFMKSISQELAPYKIRVNSVSPGAIKTSINKEVWSDPDKYKGLLELIPYKRIGTPQDVAKAVAWLASDDSDYVNGETLYIDGGMTLYPEFADNG, encoded by the coding sequence ATGATAGGTTCAGAGCTGAAATTTAAAGATCAGGTTGCGATTGTTACCGGATCAAGTTCAGGAATTGGAAAAGCGTGCGCGATCTATCTGGCAGAACTTGGTGCTAAGGTTGTTGTCAATTACAGTTCCAATCTGGAAGAAGGCGAGAAGACGCTGAACGAAATCATCTCAAAAGGCGGAAATGCGATTCTGGTTAAAGCCGATGAAAGTCGTGAAGAAGAAGTAAAAGCATTGTTCAACGAAACCATCAGCAAATATGGGCGGTTGGATATCGTTGTAAGCAATGCCGGTTTGCAAAAAGATTCCTCTTTTTTGGAAATGACATTACAGCAATGGCAGAAGGTGATCGATGTAAATCTTACAGGTCAGTTTCTGGTTTGCCGTGAAGCAGCAAGGCAGTTCGTAGCGCAGGAGAAGGCAGCTACGGAGGTAAATCACAGCGAATTGTCCATTGGTAAAATTATCCTGATGAGTTCTGTACACGACGTCATCCCCTGGGCTGGCCACGTGAATTACGCAGCTTCGAAAGGGGGCATAATGATGTTCATGAAGTCCATATCCCAAGAGCTCGCTCCTTACAAAATCCGTGTCAATTCCGTTAGTCCGGGTGCAATCAAAACTTCGATTAATAAAGAGGTTTGGTCAGACCCTGACAAATACAAAGGGCTTTTGGAATTGATTCCTTATAAAAGAATTGGAACGCCCCAGGATGTGGCAAAAGCAGTCGCATGGCTTGCTTCCGATGACTCTGACTACGTTAACGGAGAAACGCTCTACATTGATGGCGGAATGACATTATATCCTGAGTTTGCAGACAACGGCTAA